In Deferribacter desulfuricans SSM1, the following are encoded in one genomic region:
- the acnB gene encoding bifunctional aconitate hydratase 2/2-methylisocitrate dehydratase, producing MLDKYMEHVKEREALGIPPLPLSPELTEEVCKLLENPPADKKDFLLHLLRDRVAPGVDPASKVKAEWLYKVAKGEKSSPVVSKEDAVFMLGTMLGGYNVGYLIDLLNDEELGAKAAEALKHTILVYDAFDKVAEMAKTNKYAKEVLESWANGEWFTSKPEFPDEIKVKIFKVDGETNTDDLSPAKHAWSRPDIPLHALSMGETRFPGGIDTIKKFREEGYKVAFVGDVVGTGSSRKSATNSVMWHIGEDIPYVPNKRRGGIVIGGLIAPIFFNTVEDSGGLPIMCDVSKLKTGDVVIIDTKKGEIRSEDGEVLSTFEIKPPTLRDEFRAGGRLNLIIGRSLTNKAREVLGLGESDLFIKPDNPKPKPNQGYTLAQKIVGKACGLPGVLPGTACEPKMTTVGSQDTTGPMTADELKELACLKFQSPMFMQSFCHTAAYPKPADVKMHKTLPQFIIERGGVALKPGDGVIHSWLNRLLLPDTVGTGGDSHTRFPIGISFPAGSGLVAFAGALGFMPLDMPESVLVKFKGELNPGITLRDVVNAIPYFAIKQGLLTVEKKGKKNIFNGRILEMEGLPNLTVEQAFELTDASAERSAAGATIKLSEESVANYLRSNIALMKKMIEEGYQDADTLKRRIEDCEKWLENPVLLERDENAEYAAVIEIDLSEITEPIVACPNDPDDVKLLSEVAGDKIDEVFIGSCMTNIGHFRAAGKIWEGYKEAPTRIWLTPPTKMDKAQLMAEGYYSIYSQIGARTEIPGCSLCMGNQARVKSGSTVISTSTRNFDNRMGDGARVYLGSAELAAVAALKGELPKPEEYFEIVKEKLEPKKDEVYRYLEFHKIGDFKLDYA from the coding sequence ATGCTTGATAAGTATATGGAACATGTTAAAGAACGTGAAGCTTTGGGTATTCCACCATTACCATTATCTCCGGAGTTGACTGAGGAGGTTTGTAAGTTATTAGAAAATCCTCCAGCTGATAAAAAAGATTTCTTGTTGCATCTTTTAAGAGACAGAGTAGCTCCAGGTGTTGACCCAGCATCAAAGGTTAAAGCCGAATGGCTTTACAAGGTTGCAAAAGGGGAAAAGAGTTCTCCTGTTGTTAGCAAAGAAGATGCTGTTTTCATGCTTGGTACAATGTTGGGTGGTTATAATGTTGGTTATTTAATCGATTTGTTGAATGATGAAGAGCTTGGAGCTAAAGCAGCAGAAGCTTTAAAGCATACTATTTTGGTTTATGATGCTTTCGATAAAGTAGCTGAAATGGCAAAAACTAACAAGTATGCTAAAGAAGTTTTGGAGTCTTGGGCAAATGGTGAGTGGTTTACAAGTAAGCCTGAGTTCCCTGATGAAATTAAAGTGAAAATTTTTAAAGTAGATGGTGAAACTAACACTGATGATTTATCTCCTGCTAAACATGCTTGGAGTAGGCCTGATATTCCTCTTCATGCTTTAAGTATGGGTGAAACAAGATTTCCGGGTGGTATTGATACAATTAAGAAATTTAGAGAAGAAGGGTATAAAGTTGCCTTTGTTGGTGATGTGGTTGGTACAGGTTCATCACGTAAATCTGCTACAAACTCAGTAATGTGGCATATTGGTGAAGATATACCTTACGTACCAAATAAAAGAAGAGGCGGTATTGTAATTGGAGGTTTAATTGCTCCTATTTTCTTTAATACTGTAGAAGATTCGGGCGGTTTGCCAATAATGTGTGATGTTTCAAAGTTAAAAACTGGGGATGTTGTAATTATTGATACCAAAAAAGGTGAGATAAGAAGCGAGGATGGAGAAGTTCTTTCTACTTTTGAGATTAAGCCACCTACATTAAGAGATGAATTTAGAGCAGGTGGTAGATTAAATTTAATTATTGGACGTTCTTTAACAAATAAAGCAAGAGAAGTTTTAGGGTTAGGTGAAAGTGATCTCTTTATTAAGCCAGATAATCCGAAACCAAAGCCAAATCAAGGATATACATTAGCACAAAAAATTGTTGGTAAAGCTTGTGGTTTGCCAGGAGTTTTACCAGGCACTGCATGTGAGCCAAAAATGACTACCGTTGGCTCTCAGGATACCACTGGTCCAATGACTGCTGACGAGTTAAAAGAGTTGGCATGTCTTAAGTTTCAGTCACCAATGTTTATGCAGTCTTTCTGTCACACAGCTGCTTATCCAAAACCAGCTGACGTGAAAATGCATAAAACATTGCCTCAGTTTATTATAGAAAGAGGAGGTGTAGCATTAAAACCTGGAGATGGTGTTATCCACTCATGGTTAAATAGATTGTTATTACCTGATACTGTTGGTACAGGTGGTGATTCCCATACAAGATTTCCTATTGGTATATCTTTCCCAGCAGGGTCAGGGCTTGTAGCTTTTGCTGGTGCATTGGGATTTATGCCGCTTGATATGCCTGAATCTGTACTTGTAAAATTTAAAGGTGAATTAAATCCTGGGATTACTTTAAGAGACGTTGTAAATGCGATTCCTTACTTTGCAATAAAACAAGGGCTTCTCACTGTTGAGAAAAAAGGCAAGAAAAACATTTTTAACGGTAGAATCTTAGAAATGGAAGGTTTACCAAACCTAACAGTTGAACAGGCTTTTGAGCTTACAGATGCTTCTGCAGAAAGATCTGCTGCTGGAGCAACTATTAAATTATCAGAAGAAAGCGTAGCAAATTATTTGAGAAGTAATATAGCTTTGATGAAGAAGATGATAGAAGAGGGTTATCAAGATGCTGATACATTGAAGAGAAGGATTGAGGATTGCGAAAAATGGTTAGAAAATCCAGTATTGTTAGAAAGAGACGAAAATGCTGAATACGCAGCTGTTATTGAAATAGATTTATCAGAAATTACTGAGCCTATTGTTGCTTGTCCAAATGACCCAGATGATGTGAAATTGCTTAGCGAAGTGGCTGGTGATAAGATAGATGAAGTATTTATTGGCTCTTGTATGACAAATATTGGCCATTTTAGAGCTGCTGGTAAGATATGGGAAGGTTATAAAGAGGCTCCTACTAGAATTTGGTTGACTCCTCCTACTAAGATGGATAAGGCTCAATTGATGGCTGAAGGTTACTACTCTATCTACTCACAAATAGGAGCTAGAACAGAAATTCCCGGTTGTTCACTTTGTATGGGTAACCAAGCAAGGGTGAAATCAGGATCTACAGTAATTTCCACATCTACAAGAAACTTTGATAACAGAATGGGTGATGGTGCAAGAGTTTATCTTGGTTCTGCAGAATTGGCAGCTGTTGCAGCACTTAAAGGTGAGTTGCCAAAGCCTGAAGAGTATTTTGAGATTGTAAAAGAAAAATTAGAGCCTAAAAAAGATGAGGTATATAGATATTTAGAGTTTCATAAAATAGGGGACTTTAAATTAGATTATGCTTAA
- a CDS encoding NADP-dependent isocitrate dehydrogenase: protein MAEKKPTIIWTETDEAPFLATFSLLPIVKAYLKHADVDVEVRDISVAGRILATFPDYLTDDQKVNDDLAYVGELVNKPEANIIKLPNISASIPQLKAAIEELQRQGYNVPDYPEEPKTEEEKKIQERYAKVLGSAVNPVLRQGNSDRRAPLAVKKYAQKYPTSMGLPLKPWSPDSKCHVAHMSGGDFYENEKSVTLDKETDVRIEFVDKDGNVTVLKEKLHLLEGEVLDGTFMSAKKLAEFYDEQIKDAKEKGVLFSLHLKATMMKVSDPVLFGHAVKTYFKEVFDKYADVFEEIGVNPNNGLSDVYKKLQKLPEDKRKEIEDAIQKVYEKNPPLAMVDSDKGITNLHMPNDIIIDASMPVVVRDGGKMWGPDGEQHDCKCVIPDRSYATMYAEVIDDCRKNGAFDRSTMGSVSNVGLMAMKAEEYGSHDKTFLAPEDGVIRVVDADGNVLFEHNVEKGDIWRACQAKDIAIKDWVKLAVNRAKATGDTTIFWLDKNRAHDNELIKKVEKYLKEHDTEGLDIRIMAPREAMRLTCELVRQGKNVISVTGNVLRDYLTDLFPILELGTSAKMLSIVPLLAGGGLFETGAGGSAPKHVQQFLNEGHLRWDSLGEFTALGASLEHIYNQYKNNKAKVMADAIDKAVGVLLENQKWPGRKVGQLDNRGEHFYFAMYWAEALAEQNEDAELKEIFTKVAKEMRDNEEKILKEIMDAEGKPVDIEGYYHPNKEKLSAAMRPSATLNAIIDSL, encoded by the coding sequence ATGGCTGAGAAAAAACCTACAATTATTTGGACCGAAACGGATGAAGCACCATTTTTAGCGACATTTTCTTTGTTGCCAATTGTTAAAGCTTATTTAAAGCATGCAGATGTTGATGTTGAGGTTAGGGATATTTCTGTTGCGGGTAGGATTCTTGCAACTTTTCCTGATTATTTGACTGATGATCAAAAAGTTAATGATGATTTGGCTTACGTTGGTGAGCTTGTTAATAAGCCTGAAGCAAATATTATTAAACTACCAAATATTAGTGCGTCAATCCCTCAATTAAAGGCTGCGATTGAAGAGCTTCAAAGACAGGGTTACAATGTTCCAGATTATCCAGAAGAGCCAAAAACAGAAGAAGAAAAGAAAATTCAGGAGAGATATGCTAAAGTTTTAGGTAGTGCAGTAAACCCAGTTTTGAGACAGGGTAACTCTGATAGGAGAGCTCCACTTGCAGTTAAAAAGTATGCTCAAAAATACCCAACTTCTATGGGACTACCATTAAAACCTTGGAGTCCTGACTCTAAGTGTCATGTTGCTCATATGTCAGGTGGTGATTTTTATGAAAATGAAAAATCTGTAACACTTGATAAAGAAACTGATGTTAGAATTGAATTTGTTGATAAAGATGGAAACGTAACTGTTTTAAAAGAGAAGCTTCATCTTTTAGAGGGCGAAGTTTTAGATGGCACTTTTATGAGTGCAAAGAAACTAGCTGAGTTTTATGATGAGCAAATAAAAGATGCTAAAGAAAAAGGCGTACTTTTCTCATTGCACTTAAAAGCAACAATGATGAAGGTTTCTGACCCAGTATTGTTTGGACATGCTGTAAAAACATATTTTAAAGAAGTATTTGATAAATATGCAGATGTTTTTGAGGAAATAGGTGTTAACCCAAATAATGGATTAAGTGATGTTTATAAAAAATTGCAGAAACTTCCAGAAGATAAGAGAAAAGAGATAGAAGATGCTATCCAGAAAGTATATGAAAAGAATCCACCTCTTGCAATGGTTGACTCTGATAAAGGTATAACAAATCTTCATATGCCAAATGATATAATTATCGATGCTTCAATGCCTGTTGTGGTTAGAGATGGTGGTAAGATGTGGGGCCCAGATGGCGAGCAGCATGATTGTAAATGTGTGATCCCTGACAGAAGCTATGCTACAATGTATGCAGAAGTTATTGATGACTGTAGAAAAAATGGCGCATTTGATAGATCTACAATGGGAAGTGTGTCAAATGTTGGTTTAATGGCAATGAAAGCAGAAGAATACGGTTCTCACGATAAAACATTTTTGGCTCCTGAAGATGGTGTTATAAGAGTTGTGGATGCTGATGGTAATGTATTGTTTGAACATAATGTTGAAAAAGGTGATATTTGGAGAGCTTGCCAGGCTAAAGACATAGCTATAAAAGATTGGGTTAAATTAGCTGTTAATAGAGCAAAAGCTACTGGTGATACAACTATTTTCTGGTTAGATAAAAATAGAGCTCATGATAATGAGTTAATCAAAAAGGTTGAAAAGTACCTTAAAGAGCATGATACAGAAGGTTTAGATATTAGAATTATGGCTCCTAGAGAAGCTATGAGATTAACATGTGAACTTGTAAGACAGGGTAAAAATGTTATTTCTGTAACAGGAAATGTTCTGAGAGATTATTTAACTGACCTTTTCCCAATTTTGGAGCTTGGTACAAGTGCTAAAATGCTTTCAATTGTTCCACTTTTAGCTGGTGGTGGTTTGTTTGAAACAGGTGCAGGTGGTTCTGCTCCAAAACATGTGCAGCAGTTTTTAAACGAAGGGCATTTAAGATGGGATTCGCTTGGTGAATTTACAGCTCTTGGTGCATCATTGGAGCATATTTACAATCAGTACAAAAACAATAAAGCTAAAGTGATGGCTGATGCTATTGATAAAGCAGTAGGTGTGCTTCTTGAAAATCAGAAATGGCCAGGTAGAAAAGTTGGACAGTTAGACAATAGAGGTGAACACTTCTATTTTGCAATGTATTGGGCAGAAGCTCTTGCTGAGCAGAATGAAGATGCAGAATTAAAAGAGATATTTACAAAAGTTGCTAAAGAAATGAGAGATAATGAAGAAAAAATATTAAAAGAAATTATGGATGCTGAAGGTAAGCCTGTGGACATCGAAGGTTACTATCATCCAAATAAAGAAAAATTATCAGCTGCGATGAGGCCTAGTGCCACATTGAATGCTATAATCGATAGTTTATAG
- a CDS encoding fumarate hydratase, with amino-acid sequence MELKEAVLELIRRAATDLPPDIEKALQEAYEREDEGTPAKSVFKTILENVKLARENSTPICQDTGSLIFYIDFPVGEAEKTYREAIEWAAAEATKRQYLRPNAVDPITGKNSGNNVGKNAPYIHFHQWDKDEVRIRLMLKGGGSENVGIQYKLPDSNLKAGRDLKGVKKVIIDAVVKAQGFGCAPGTIGVGIGGDRVTSYALSKEQFFRKLNERNPNPEIAQLEEELYKELNELGIGPMGFGGKTTVLGVHIDAQHRHPATYYVAISYMCWAYRRKAMTIKNGEVTYAD; translated from the coding sequence ATGGAGTTGAAAGAAGCAGTATTAGAACTTATTAGGAGAGCTGCTACAGATTTACCTCCTGATATTGAAAAAGCTCTACAAGAAGCTTATGAAAGAGAGGATGAAGGAACTCCTGCAAAAAGCGTTTTTAAAACTATACTCGAAAATGTTAAATTAGCTAGGGAAAATTCTACTCCTATCTGCCAGGATACCGGTTCGCTTATCTTTTATATCGATTTTCCTGTTGGTGAAGCTGAAAAAACATACAGAGAAGCTATCGAATGGGCTGCAGCTGAAGCTACAAAAAGACAATATTTGAGACCAAATGCAGTTGATCCTATCACAGGCAAAAACTCTGGAAACAATGTTGGGAAAAACGCACCTTATATCCACTTTCATCAGTGGGACAAAGATGAAGTCAGAATCAGATTGATGCTAAAAGGTGGTGGTAGCGAAAACGTTGGGATTCAATACAAATTACCAGATTCTAACTTAAAAGCAGGTAGAGACTTAAAAGGTGTAAAAAAGGTTATCATTGATGCGGTTGTTAAAGCTCAAGGGTTTGGTTGCGCACCAGGTACGATAGGAGTAGGTATAGGTGGTGATAGGGTTACTTCTTATGCACTTTCAAAAGAACAATTTTTTAGAAAACTCAATGAAAGAAATCCTAATCCAGAAATAGCACAACTAGAAGAAGAACTATATAAAGAGCTCAATGAATTAGGTATAGGACCTATGGGTTTTGGCGGTAAAACTACAGTTTTAGGAGTTCATATTGATGCTCAGCATAGACACCCAGCAACATACTATGTAGCAATATCTTATATGTGCTGGGCTTATAGAAGAAAAGCTATGACAATTAAAAATGGCGAGGTGACTTATGCCGATTAA